The Diospyros lotus cultivar Yz01 chromosome 15, ASM1463336v1, whole genome shotgun sequence genome has a window encoding:
- the LOC127792617 gene encoding glucan endo-1,3-beta-glucosidase 12-like: MAKPSYFWLALIFCLCRFPVDSSGDTGLIGVNYGRVADDLPEPPKVVELLKSQGLTRVKLFDTNAAVLKALSGSSISVTVAIPNEQLSSAAAAQSFTDTWVQSNILPYHPATQIEAVAVGNEVFADPKNTTDFLIPAMKNLHSSLIKFSLDNSIKICSPLALSALQTSYPSSAGSFKSDLVEPVIKPMFDFLQQTGSFLMVNVYPFFAYTANADVISLDYALFQDKQGVVDAGNGLRYYSLFEAQIDAVFAAMNALQYKDVKIVITETGWPSKGDANEVGASQANAAAYNGNLVRRVLTGGGTPLRPDEPLNVYLFALFNENQKTGPTSERNYGLFYPNEEKVYDIPLTKAALNTSEKPTAVNTTKTQVPPSAGGEVSSSAAGQTWCVANGKTEREKLQAALDYACGQGGADCRPIQKDATCYDPNTLEAHASYAFNSYYQKNARGSGTCNFAGAAYVVTQPPKFGSCEFPTGY, encoded by the exons ATGGCAAAACCCAGCTACTTTTGGCTTGCTCTTATATTCTGCCTATGCCGTTTCCCGGTTGATTCCTCCGGCGACACGGGTCTGATCGGAGTGAACTACGGCCGCGTGGCCGACGACCTGCCGGAGCCTCCCAAAGTGGTGGAACTGCTCAAGTCCCAAGGCCTCACCCGGGTCAAGCTCTTCGACACAAATGCCGCCGTCCTCAAAGCCCTCTCCGGCTCGTCCATCTCCGTCACCGTCGCCATCCCCAACGAGCAGCTGTCCTCCGCCGCCGCAGCCCAATCGTTCACAGATACCTGGGTCCAATCCAACATCCTCCCCTACCACCCAGCCACCCAAATCGAGGCCGTCGCCGTCGGTAACGAAGTATTCGCCGACCCCAAAAACACCACCGATTTCCTCATACCCGCCATGAAAAACCTCCACTCATCACTCATCAAATTCAGCCTCGACAACTCCATCAAAATCTGCTCCCCTTTGGCTCTCAGCGCCCTCCAAACCTCGTACCCCTCGTCCGCCGGTTCGTTCAAATCGGACCTCGTCGAACCGGTCATCAAACCCATGTTCGATTTTCTCCAGCAAACCGGCTCCTTCCTAATGGTGAACGTTTACCCGTTCTTCGCTTACACGGCCAACGCCGACGTTATCTCCCTGGACTACGCGCTGTTTCAGGACAAGCAAGGCGTGGTAGACGCCGGCAATGGGCTCCGCTACTACAGCCTGTTCGAGGCCCAAATCGACGCAGTTTTCGCTGCCATGAACGCCTTGCAATACAAAGACGTGAAGATAGTGATCACCGAGACCGGCTGGCCGTCCAAGGGCGACGCCAACGAAGTCGGCGCGAGCCAAGCCAACGCCGCCGCTTACAACGGCAACCTGGTCCGCCGAGTTCTGACCGGCGGCGGGACGCCGTTGAGGCCCGACGAACCGCTCAACGTCTATTTATTCGCTCTCTTCAACGAGAACCAGAAGACGGGGCCCACCTCCGAGCGAAACTACGGCCTCTTCTATCCCAACGAGGAGAAAGTGTACGACATTCCGCTCACGAAGGCGGCTCTGAACACTTCCGAAAAGCCAACGGCCGTCAACACCACCAAAACCCAGGTCCCGCCCTCCGCCGGCGGCGAGGTGTCGTCGAGCGCGGCCGGGCAGACGTGGTGCGTGGCGAACGGAAAGACTGAGCGCGAGAAGTTGCAGGCTGCCCTTGATTATGCGTGCGGCCAGGGAGGCGCTGATTGCCGTCCGATTCAGAAAGATGCCACGTGTTACGATCCTAACACCCTGGAGGCACACGCTTCGTACGCCTTCAATAGCTATTATCAGAAGAACGCACGTGGGAGCGGCACGTGCAATTTCGCGGGCGCTGCCTATGTGGTCACCCAGCCTCCGA AGTTTGGCAGTTGTGAGTTTCCAACAGGCTACTGA